The Actinomycetes bacterium genome includes a window with the following:
- the gtfA gene encoding sucrose phosphorylase, which translates to MRNQVQLITYADRLAGDLPGLRSALDGPLAGLFGGVHVLPFFTPYDGADAGFDPVDHTAVDPRLGGWVDIHALGERFDTVVDLIVNHVSADSVRFRDVLERGDESPYAGMFLTYGSVFPRGATESDLLAIFRPRPGLPFTPMALGDDRRLVWTTFTNQQIDIDVHDDKGREYLDQVLRAVSGAGVSVIRLDAVGYAVKSPGTSCFMTPETFTFIDELTARARGLGVDVLVEVHSYYRRQIEIGHRVDWVYDFALPPLVLHALFTGDGQPLRHWLAIRPANSITVLDTHDGIGVVDVGPDSAPDGGPGLLTPEQLGSLVEGIHTRSDGASRQATGWAASNVDVYQVNCTYYDALGRDDQRYLLARLLQFFTPGIPQVYYVGLLAGGNDLDLLQRTGVGRDINRHHYTPADLQAALERPVVRALLSLIRFRTSHPAFAGEFSLGEDADPSRLALRWTADHEQAELSANLATAEFTVTFTHGGERRTVTDLLELPGSREPGR; encoded by the coding sequence GTGCGCAACCAGGTCCAGCTGATCACCTACGCCGACCGGCTGGCCGGCGACCTGCCGGGGCTGCGCTCCGCCCTCGACGGCCCGCTCGCGGGCCTGTTCGGCGGCGTCCACGTCCTGCCGTTCTTCACGCCGTACGACGGCGCCGACGCTGGTTTCGACCCGGTGGACCACACCGCGGTCGATCCCCGGCTGGGCGGCTGGGTGGACATCCACGCCCTGGGGGAGCGGTTCGACACCGTCGTCGACCTCATCGTCAACCATGTCTCCGCCGACTCGGTGCGGTTCCGCGACGTGCTGGAGCGCGGGGACGAGTCGCCGTACGCGGGCATGTTCCTCACCTACGGCAGCGTGTTCCCCCGCGGCGCCACCGAGTCCGACCTGCTCGCGATCTTCCGCCCCCGGCCCGGGCTGCCGTTCACCCCGATGGCGCTCGGCGACGACCGTCGGCTGGTGTGGACGACGTTCACCAACCAGCAGATCGACATCGACGTGCACGACGACAAGGGCCGCGAGTATCTCGACCAAGTCCTCCGAGCGGTGTCCGGGGCCGGCGTGTCCGTGATCCGCCTCGACGCAGTCGGCTACGCGGTCAAGAGCCCCGGCACGTCCTGCTTCATGACCCCGGAGACGTTCACCTTCATCGACGAGCTGACCGCGCGGGCCCGCGGCCTCGGCGTGGACGTGCTCGTGGAGGTGCACTCGTACTACCGCCGGCAGATCGAGATCGGCCACCGGGTCGACTGGGTCTACGACTTCGCGCTGCCGCCGCTGGTGCTGCACGCCCTGTTCACCGGGGACGGACAGCCGCTGCGCCACTGGCTGGCGATCCGCCCGGCCAACTCGATCACCGTCCTGGACACCCACGACGGGATCGGTGTGGTCGACGTCGGCCCCGACTCGGCACCGGACGGCGGCCCCGGTCTGCTGACCCCGGAGCAGCTCGGCAGCCTGGTCGAGGGCATCCACACCCGAAGCGACGGCGCGAGCCGGCAGGCCACCGGCTGGGCGGCGTCCAACGTGGACGTCTACCAGGTCAACTGCACCTACTACGACGCGCTGGGCCGGGACGACCAGCGCTACCTGCTGGCCCGGCTGCTGCAGTTCTTCACCCCGGGGATCCCGCAGGTCTACTACGTGGGTCTGCTGGCCGGGGGGAACGACCTCGACCTGCTGCAGCGGACGGGGGTGGGCCGTGACATCAACCGGCACCACTACACCCCGGCCGACCTCCAGGCCGCCCTCGAGCGACCGGTGGTCCGGGCGCTGCTGTCGCTCATCCGGTTCCGTACCAGCCACCCCGCTTTCGCGGGGGAGTTCTCGCTCGGCGAGGACGCCGACCCGAGCCGGCTGGCCCTGCGATGGACGGCGGACCACGAGCAGGCGGAGCTGTCCGCGAACCTGGCGACCGCCGAGTTCACGGTGACCTTCACCCACGGGGGCGAGCGCCGCACCGTCACCGACCTGCTGGAGCTGCCCGGGTCGAGAGAGCCCGGCCGGTGA